Proteins co-encoded in one Octopus bimaculoides isolate UCB-OBI-ISO-001 chromosome 9, ASM119413v2, whole genome shotgun sequence genomic window:
- the LOC106871700 gene encoding uncharacterized protein LOC106871700 yields the protein MLLRNIDTAGGHCNGTRYIVFNLQNHIIKAELANGTHAGVRMMIPRIPLTTTEDYPFLFSRKLFPLNPTFRMTSNKSQGRTLENVENYLGTPMFSQGQFYVANSRVGSGNNVHILDLDSEYKAMKGIYTDKVVY from the coding sequence ATGCTGCTCAGAAATATTGATACAGCAGGAGGTCATTGCAACGGAACAAGATATATAGTCTTCAATCTACAAAACCACATCATTAAAGCAGAACTGGCCAATGGGACACATGCTGGAGTCCGAATGATGATACCACGAATTCCACTGACCACCACTGAAGATTATCCGTTCTTATTTTCCAGGAAACTGTTTCCTTTGAATCCGACTTTTCGAATGACATCAAACAAATCCCAGGGCCGGACCTTAGAGAACGTTGAAAATTACCTGGGAACGCCTATGTTCAGCCAAGGTCAGTTTTATGTTGCCAACAGCAGGGTTGGTTCTGGGAACAATGTGCATATTttggatttggactcagaatataAGGCTATGAAAGGAATCTACACTGACAAAGTTGTCTATTAA